One part of the Symbiobacterium terraclitae genome encodes these proteins:
- a CDS encoding FtsK/SpoIIIE domain-containing protein: MNLDRNVQVAGVLTDQLRNAKIGVVVKGVHGIDPAAVAAMVSTTIDDLHVSAVGYPLGTSIPENVRISTKLEDAVQWRSTPELAGRIVVFVKDDAPKLHSLGDLDVITERDIAAYILDQAQADPSNNDPQVRFWKALRDESDTFPLELLEQFVSAVQQDAANVNAIVDNLWRLGLLRDEQLLDRRRDPRERLVRNRELLVEMALLSEQSRKRLGNVLVGASGDERERLRRAFADLKVFYTTRDKQALRRLDVETVEALIKAGRPLPKKNRRVPTPDRLVDDNGGRDTEQSVPLKGKRLVQAIAECVTQGTEDAQKGLQELVAAIRRRIANPQDGEATVAITPGFGGRTVVLDLPNGDLSALIVGACSDGRWGGVLETTRTTLKDALLHASLTDLKPYSPMDPEQGLLGKCLFTLLRSFDRYTNGTDFSEAIDRMTDARERLAGNADILLSYPFALLGGDQDARRALNEYLDAYESLLRSIRQYEALLHERDAEALRYVLTELLRLDVIYVRTPGEWKALLTPLHPFHLWRYREILREVNGEGRELTDDERETLAEVLPSLPHLVHYLVVTPQVAGEQPIVLPQAGTIETLPTFENHTNRYLGSDGIDFLPEVLKRYVTTNPFASPQLRLGLVDVPDVKLALTAIADFYRSGKCRQVLVEVYFTRGQNPRADLGRLDLDDRDHELAELLRRGQIVTQMHSVPNVDEAVNRLAQHPVHLAVLFDQAQYHIGHAPKARRLLVSPLVVTYRYEFSETFQKGTISPSSEADEGIFADYHFVIERAALLPAGQQLRLQYDQSADLRSVNSLLSSGAASWMVIADRDLTPYSPESAVPLGERRIGQREVGVWAPPSTRTIGHLVDLLRRFNLRPDVQTVATLVQRFGHIAAGGLLSLPGPGGHPEVRERQEKAFMGTVLAAAWYRTRYPISLVASLDSNLARLWLSSRHNTSQRADLIGLRVDDDGGIVVEPIEVKTHADNAEVRVERVEGGLALAGHAIEQLRATIEVLESIFGDEDSQTLFTPARRETLKYQLFRECFRDVHDPEWKREWYRRLQGTFARPSTLPVRCAGVVVHVQPEENTSRPEVQDAVHPLRLVTLGTQEVQSLVSDAHPRIEFRLAEETDTSQIAAEDVPIRDADDNPVEEDQPSIPGVDTTSSVRSTSPFEQGEGVVSKTEEIQDLVRSFRRACQSYRVQIADCDPEQAVVGPSVIRLYVRLARGQRLDPLRDVLPDIGREMRRTGLLVSQVPQSDLIALDVPRIDRVRVPLSQGLRAMPRISKPEEMPIPIGVTPEGQDVIRDLGRMPHMLVGGTTGAGKTRFLYGVLLGLLTTHPEADSLRLFLSSSKPEDFSFFEGIPHLEGGRVIYDADEAIELLSSQVTQTLDARGEFLMEAHCVNIQDYNRKNPQQPMAPLVVVVDEFADLVDQLGRQRNARDAFYKNIRRVAQLGRSRGIHLVLCTQRPSADLVPTNIRNLMNARVALRVNDVTASRMILEAPGAEQLQFHGDLLFKEPEGVIRAQGYTIEPEELVSILSGLRC; the protein is encoded by the coding sequence ATGAATCTTGATCGTAACGTGCAAGTAGCAGGGGTTCTCACCGATCAACTTCGGAATGCGAAGATCGGTGTTGTCGTCAAGGGCGTGCACGGCATCGATCCCGCGGCTGTTGCTGCTATGGTGTCGACCACGATCGACGACCTGCACGTCAGCGCCGTGGGGTACCCATTGGGCACCTCCATTCCAGAGAACGTAAGGATCAGTACCAAACTAGAAGATGCTGTGCAGTGGAGAAGTACTCCGGAGTTGGCAGGGCGCATTGTAGTCTTTGTCAAGGACGACGCTCCGAAACTGCACTCTCTAGGGGACCTCGATGTCATCACCGAACGTGACATCGCCGCCTACATCCTGGATCAAGCTCAAGCTGATCCCTCAAACAACGATCCCCAAGTTCGCTTTTGGAAAGCCTTGCGGGACGAGTCCGACACATTTCCTCTCGAGCTATTGGAGCAGTTCGTCAGCGCAGTTCAACAGGATGCTGCGAATGTTAACGCGATCGTTGATAACCTATGGCGTCTCGGGTTGTTGCGTGATGAGCAGCTGCTCGACCGTAGACGAGATCCAAGGGAGCGTCTGGTTCGCAATAGAGAGTTACTAGTTGAAATGGCACTCCTTTCCGAGCAGAGCAGGAAGCGCCTTGGAAATGTCCTTGTCGGTGCAAGTGGAGACGAGCGTGAGCGACTTCGTCGCGCATTTGCTGACCTAAAGGTCTTCTACACGACTAGAGACAAGCAGGCTCTTCGTCGACTGGATGTAGAAACCGTAGAAGCCCTTATCAAGGCTGGAAGACCTCTTCCTAAGAAGAACAGGCGAGTTCCTACGCCTGACCGCCTGGTAGATGACAATGGCGGAAGAGACACAGAGCAATCCGTTCCTCTCAAAGGTAAGCGCTTGGTGCAAGCGATTGCTGAGTGTGTTACCCAGGGTACTGAAGATGCTCAGAAGGGCCTCCAGGAATTGGTTGCAGCCATTCGCCGAAGGATCGCGAATCCGCAGGATGGCGAAGCAACGGTAGCGATAACGCCTGGTTTTGGGGGGCGAACGGTAGTCCTAGATCTGCCGAATGGAGACCTGTCCGCGTTAATCGTGGGTGCGTGCTCAGACGGACGGTGGGGCGGTGTCCTGGAAACGACTCGGACCACTCTTAAAGATGCACTTCTCCACGCATCACTGACTGACCTGAAGCCTTATAGCCCCATGGACCCAGAACAGGGATTACTCGGGAAGTGTCTCTTTACACTCCTACGTAGCTTTGACAGATACACTAATGGCACTGACTTCTCCGAGGCCATAGATCGCATGACTGATGCCCGCGAACGCCTGGCCGGGAACGCAGACATCCTGCTTTCCTACCCCTTCGCGCTGCTGGGTGGGGATCAGGACGCTCGTAGGGCCCTGAATGAGTACCTGGATGCATACGAAAGCCTGCTAAGGTCGATCAGACAGTATGAAGCGTTGCTTCACGAACGCGATGCCGAAGCACTGCGGTACGTGTTGACCGAACTGCTTCGTCTCGATGTGATCTACGTCCGTACGCCAGGCGAGTGGAAGGCGCTGCTAACCCCCCTCCATCCTTTCCACTTGTGGCGATATCGTGAGATTCTGAGAGAAGTTAACGGGGAGGGAAGAGAGCTTACTGACGACGAGCGAGAGACACTAGCGGAGGTGCTCCCGTCGCTGCCGCACCTCGTGCACTATCTGGTTGTGACTCCGCAGGTGGCTGGAGAACAGCCTATAGTTCTTCCTCAAGCGGGCACCATCGAGACCCTCCCTACCTTCGAAAACCACACGAACCGCTATCTGGGAAGTGACGGAATCGACTTCCTTCCAGAGGTCCTCAAGCGGTACGTGACAACCAATCCCTTTGCGAGCCCCCAACTGAGATTGGGACTGGTTGACGTGCCGGACGTCAAGCTTGCTCTCACGGCAATTGCCGACTTCTACCGTTCAGGCAAGTGTCGGCAAGTGCTGGTTGAGGTTTACTTCACGCGTGGTCAAAACCCAAGAGCCGACCTCGGTAGGCTCGATTTGGACGATCGGGATCATGAACTGGCAGAACTCCTACGTCGCGGACAGATTGTAACTCAGATGCACAGCGTCCCCAACGTGGATGAAGCCGTTAACAGATTAGCCCAACATCCGGTGCATCTGGCTGTCCTGTTCGATCAGGCACAATACCACATCGGTCACGCGCCCAAGGCTCGGAGGCTCCTCGTAAGCCCGTTGGTGGTCACGTACCGGTACGAGTTCAGCGAAACGTTCCAAAAAGGCACTATCTCACCCTCGTCTGAGGCAGATGAGGGCATCTTTGCAGACTATCACTTCGTAATCGAACGAGCGGCGTTGCTGCCGGCTGGTCAACAGCTTCGCCTCCAGTATGACCAAAGTGCAGACCTGCGTTCGGTGAACAGTCTGCTGTCGTCGGGAGCCGCCTCATGGATGGTAATAGCCGATCGAGACCTCACGCCGTACAGCCCGGAGTCGGCTGTGCCGCTCGGTGAACGACGGATCGGACAGCGGGAAGTTGGAGTGTGGGCTCCCCCGTCCACGCGCACAATTGGGCATCTCGTGGACCTGCTGAGGAGATTCAATCTTCGCCCGGATGTTCAGACTGTCGCGACGTTGGTGCAACGCTTTGGCCATATCGCCGCTGGGGGGCTGCTATCCCTTCCAGGACCCGGTGGCCACCCCGAAGTACGTGAGCGTCAGGAGAAGGCTTTCATGGGAACTGTCTTGGCAGCAGCCTGGTACAGAACCCGCTACCCCATCTCCTTGGTGGCCTCCCTCGACTCGAATCTGGCACGGCTATGGCTGAGTAGTCGGCACAACACCAGTCAGCGCGCTGACTTGATTGGCTTGAGAGTAGATGATGATGGCGGTATAGTGGTCGAGCCGATCGAAGTCAAAACCCATGCAGATAACGCCGAAGTTCGGGTGGAGCGGGTCGAGGGTGGCCTCGCGCTCGCCGGGCATGCCATTGAGCAACTACGCGCCACAATTGAGGTGCTCGAATCGATCTTCGGTGACGAGGACAGCCAGACGCTGTTCACGCCTGCAAGGCGCGAGACACTGAAGTACCAACTGTTTAGAGAGTGTTTCCGGGATGTGCATGATCCCGAATGGAAACGGGAATGGTATCGCAGACTTCAGGGTACGTTCGCTCGGCCTAGTACCCTGCCAGTCCGCTGCGCAGGAGTAGTCGTACACGTTCAACCAGAGGAGAACACCTCGAGGCCTGAAGTACAGGATGCTGTCCACCCGTTGCGCTTGGTTACGCTGGGAACACAGGAGGTTCAATCCTTGGTGTCCGATGCCCATCCGCGCATCGAATTTCGACTGGCTGAGGAGACCGACACGAGCCAGATAGCCGCAGAAGACGTCCCAATTCGCGATGCTGATGACAACCCTGTGGAAGAAGACCAACCAAGCATCCCCGGTGTTGACACAACCAGCTCGGTTAGATCAACCTCACCATTTGAGCAAGGTGAGGGCGTGGTGTCCAAGACAGAGGAGATCCAGGACCTTGTCCGATCCTTCAGGCGGGCTTGTCAATCCTATCGGGTCCAGATCGCTGACTGCGATCCAGAACAGGCCGTCGTCGGACCAAGTGTGATCAGACTCTACGTTCGATTGGCTAGAGGTCAACGTCTCGACCCCCTCAGGGACGTGCTTCCGGATATAGGTCGAGAGATGCGCCGAACTGGTCTGCTTGTATCCCAGGTCCCGCAGTCAGATCTCATCGCACTGGATGTCCCCCGCATTGATCGTGTCCGAGTGCCTCTGTCACAGGGACTGCGTGCCATGCCGCGCATCAGCAAGCCGGAGGAAATGCCCATCCCGATCGGCGTCACTCCGGAAGGCCAAGATGTGATTAGGGATCTGGGCAGAATGCCCCACATGTTGGTAGGAGGAACAACCGGTGCGGGCAAGACCCGGTTCTTGTACGGAGTCCTGTTGGGCCTGTTGACCACCCACCCAGAAGCGGACAGCTTACGCCTGTTCCTGTCGTCTTCAAAGCCAGAGGACTTCAGCTTCTTTGAGGGGATCCCCCACTTGGAAGGTGGGCGAGTCATCTATGACGCTGATGAGGCCATTGAACTTCTCTCGAGCCAAGTAACGCAAACACTTGATGCGCGCGGGGAGTTCTTGATGGAGGCTCATTGCGTCAACATTCAGGACTACAACCGCAAGAACCCACAGCAACCCATGGCCCCCCTGGTGGTCGTTGTGGATGAGTTTGCCGACCTGGTTGACCAACTTGGTCGTCAGCGAAACGCACGAGACGCGTTTTACAAGAACATCCGTCGGGTCGCCCAACTCGGTCGGAGCAGGGGAATCCACCTGGTCCTTTGCACGCAACGCCCAAGCGCCGATCTCGTTCCAACCAACATTCGGAACCTGATGAACGCTCGGGTTGCCTTGCGAGTCAACGACGTGACCGCTTCGCGCATGATCCTCGAAGCCCCGGGGGCTGAGCAGTTGCAGTTCCACGGTGACCTCTTGTTCAAGGAACCTGAGGGTGTGATACGTGCGCAAGGTTACACAATAGAGCCCGAGGAACTCGTCTCAATTCTGTCCGGTTTGCGTTGCTAG
- a CDS encoding Druantia anti-phage system protein DruA yields the protein MISFYPYRPKLNGTFLERFHAKTFQLCQSAAPSVEIRRIALEEYEWATHEVMINPQQRRIYRASWLLLRDLLVAGWSCRWFDGEIQISPPSDTGDRVPEEQKSERKQSVRMAMYEARLSKIAEAREFIERMENPPKGKLPITALIANGKELAAEMESIASLPEAERIAALRKAVRPYLQLVQENAVCQFSGHRLGDIWRYFRLTWASPPENTPGRTMLYLVRDAARVNHPVIGIASLENAPIKIESRDTYIGWTLKSFLQQLDSAQSITEVERHFARLLNYVHDALADLKLEGLCTPQECENPSEQLISRLLRIAEEAKKDRDLALREWSSNTDGEAERSELGSISLAAEEALYRRKRAEQLANLLSAKRTLQAVMADPEFGRKWPELVQKDAVRMAIRSALQAQKSRHVGTSILELNVCGAIPPYNHLLGGKLVALLALSPQVVADYRERYGNRPSDIASRLKGQKVIRPAELVYVGTTSLYRVGSSQYNRLKLPAGLLRPDAPPVRWDRIGETSGYGTLHISRLTLQCLEDITSSEGVTQVNHVFGEGPSPKLRIIRQALDAAFESGQRYVTDEIPKHSMGRIVYGAWLATNGREYLLGMDDKPKYYFDNNTDGIEGTEAIAEYWRQRWLASRILYQPALDQVREFSPGDSLVLAPDNGGDTREPAYQPIRFEAEGMIGVTAGHDESLREYVRNLYRGSSSFADRIDLGLLQSIHIETDLDRAIIAELEAGRDVLLTGNPGDGKSHLQRILAPAMSQLPMRPVVELDASTLLDHELKERWEQARLEGRPFCLAINQAVLFSLAERYPEFTPLQEARDQITQAVAYGGAPSFSDRSVTVFDLNLRNVLSRNIVEAVINKMAAPDFISACNSCPSEGCDFVRNRSLLRSPRFRERLQAILDRVSSRGYHATLRELQSFVSYLLFAGRSCADLMTDSGNRELSLPQLPFTGIGGLFDAIRATFDPAEITHPIWDEKLAFGDTQTTDWDTGWTQEVGPINPYDVEQFVARKRAFYFFHAHGDVLLDVAGNDETAFVQFLSATSDRDAIRTLFRRINRFFGSDGGADELIVWQSHRYNHSPRKVFYSSKVRYRREFELVRPQLIPSMANAFELARDHVLLRLRANPQAQLRVDFEMFHLLAQVERGVPVLYLESDASRRLWQFMELLSEAIDPTDDVTVVLLDPVGGDQVRVTVDPQARTYLSVEVKE from the coding sequence GTGATCTCGTTCTATCCTTACCGCCCAAAACTTAACGGCACATTCCTTGAGCGGTTTCACGCCAAGACCTTTCAGCTGTGCCAATCCGCGGCTCCCTCTGTTGAAATCCGCAGAATTGCCTTGGAGGAGTACGAGTGGGCAACACATGAGGTGATGATCAATCCACAGCAGCGGCGCATTTACAGGGCGAGTTGGCTGCTGTTGCGCGACCTTCTCGTCGCTGGATGGTCATGTCGATGGTTTGATGGAGAAATTCAGATCAGCCCACCATCAGACACCGGGGATAGAGTGCCTGAAGAGCAAAAGTCCGAGAGAAAACAGTCTGTTCGCATGGCTATGTACGAAGCCCGGTTGAGCAAAATCGCGGAAGCTCGCGAGTTTATCGAGCGGATGGAAAACCCGCCCAAGGGTAAGCTTCCGATTACCGCTCTGATTGCGAATGGAAAAGAACTGGCTGCTGAGATGGAGTCCATCGCTAGCCTTCCCGAAGCGGAAAGGATCGCTGCGTTGCGTAAGGCTGTGCGGCCATACCTCCAGCTGGTTCAGGAGAACGCGGTCTGCCAGTTCTCCGGTCACCGACTTGGAGACATCTGGCGCTATTTCAGGCTGACCTGGGCCTCGCCTCCCGAGAATACTCCGGGCCGGACCATGCTCTACTTGGTCCGGGACGCTGCTAGAGTCAATCACCCTGTCATTGGCATTGCATCGCTGGAGAATGCTCCAATAAAGATCGAGAGTCGTGACACGTACATCGGTTGGACCCTAAAGAGCTTTCTGCAACAGCTAGACTCAGCGCAGTCCATCACTGAAGTCGAACGGCATTTCGCGCGACTTCTGAACTACGTTCACGACGCGCTAGCAGACCTCAAGCTAGAAGGTCTGTGCACACCTCAGGAGTGCGAGAATCCTTCTGAGCAGCTAATCAGCCGGCTCCTCAGGATAGCCGAAGAAGCAAAGAAGGATCGGGACCTGGCCCTGCGAGAGTGGAGTAGTAACACTGACGGAGAAGCAGAGAGAAGCGAACTTGGCAGCATCAGTTTGGCAGCAGAAGAGGCCCTGTATCGCCGTAAACGCGCTGAGCAACTCGCTAACCTCCTTAGCGCCAAACGAACGCTTCAGGCAGTCATGGCGGACCCAGAATTTGGTCGAAAATGGCCCGAACTGGTCCAGAAGGACGCGGTAAGGATGGCCATCCGTTCCGCTCTACAAGCCCAAAAGAGTCGACATGTAGGAACAAGCATTCTAGAGCTCAACGTCTGTGGTGCTATTCCCCCGTACAACCATCTCCTTGGTGGTAAGCTGGTTGCATTACTGGCGTTATCCCCCCAGGTGGTAGCTGACTACAGGGAGCGATACGGCAATCGACCGAGTGACATTGCCTCAAGACTTAAGGGGCAGAAGGTCATCAGACCAGCGGAACTCGTCTATGTGGGAACTACGTCGCTGTACCGTGTCGGCTCAAGCCAGTACAACCGACTAAAACTGCCCGCTGGTCTCTTGCGGCCAGACGCACCGCCAGTGAGATGGGACAGAATCGGCGAGACGAGCGGATACGGCACCTTGCACATTAGCCGGTTGACGCTCCAATGTCTGGAAGACATTACCTCTTCGGAGGGAGTTACCCAGGTCAACCATGTCTTTGGTGAAGGCCCAAGTCCGAAGCTGAGGATCATCAGGCAAGCCCTGGATGCTGCATTTGAGTCTGGGCAGCGATATGTAACTGACGAGATTCCGAAACATTCCATGGGTCGAATCGTTTACGGCGCGTGGCTAGCCACAAATGGTCGAGAATACTTGCTCGGGATGGACGATAAGCCCAAGTACTACTTCGACAATAACACGGACGGTATCGAGGGAACCGAGGCCATTGCGGAGTATTGGCGACAGCGCTGGCTCGCGAGTCGCATCTTATATCAACCCGCTTTGGACCAAGTGAGGGAGTTCAGCCCCGGAGACAGCCTGGTGCTGGCCCCGGATAATGGCGGTGACACGCGTGAACCGGCGTATCAACCCATTCGGTTCGAGGCGGAGGGGATGATTGGTGTGACGGCTGGGCACGATGAGTCTCTTAGGGAGTATGTTCGCAACCTATATAGGGGATCCAGTTCATTTGCAGATCGCATCGACCTGGGGTTGCTCCAGTCGATCCACATTGAAACGGATCTCGACCGGGCGATTATCGCCGAACTTGAGGCAGGGCGCGATGTACTGCTTACAGGAAATCCGGGGGACGGTAAGTCGCACCTGCAGCGGATATTGGCTCCTGCCATGAGTCAGCTCCCCATGCGTCCAGTTGTTGAGCTCGATGCCAGTACTCTATTGGACCACGAGTTGAAGGAACGCTGGGAGCAAGCGCGGCTAGAGGGGCGTCCGTTCTGCCTGGCTATCAACCAAGCTGTCTTGTTCAGCCTTGCTGAACGCTACCCCGAGTTCACACCGCTTCAGGAGGCCCGTGATCAGATCACGCAAGCCGTCGCTTATGGCGGTGCCCCCTCGTTTTCAGATCGTTCAGTCACCGTCTTTGACCTAAACCTACGAAATGTCCTTTCCCGGAACATAGTTGAGGCCGTCATAAACAAGATGGCTGCGCCCGACTTCATCTCGGCTTGCAACTCTTGTCCAAGCGAGGGCTGCGACTTTGTCCGCAATCGTTCTCTGCTTCGCAGCCCACGTTTCCGCGAGCGGCTTCAAGCTATTCTGGACCGAGTCAGCAGCAGGGGATATCACGCTACACTCCGGGAGCTTCAGAGTTTCGTTTCCTACCTGCTATTCGCGGGAAGAAGTTGCGCCGACCTCATGACGGATTCGGGAAACAGGGAGCTATCGCTTCCACAGCTTCCTTTTACAGGGATTGGAGGACTGTTTGACGCAATCCGGGCGACATTTGACCCTGCCGAGATTACACATCCGATATGGGATGAAAAGCTCGCGTTTGGCGACACCCAGACTACCGACTGGGACACCGGCTGGACGCAGGAAGTTGGCCCAATCAACCCCTACGACGTTGAGCAGTTCGTAGCGAGAAAGAGGGCATTTTACTTCTTCCATGCTCACGGAGATGTTCTGCTTGATGTTGCAGGTAACGATGAGACGGCGTTTGTGCAGTTCCTGTCAGCGACATCAGATCGCGATGCAATCAGAACTCTGTTCCGACGGATCAACCGCTTCTTCGGATCTGACGGCGGAGCAGACGAGCTCATCGTGTGGCAAAGTCATCGGTACAACCACTCGCCACGCAAGGTTTTCTACTCAAGCAAAGTACGCTATCGGCGTGAGTTTGAGCTAGTGCGCCCGCAGCTAATCCCGTCGATGGCCAACGCCTTCGAACTGGCTCGAGACCACGTTCTACTGCGGTTGCGGGCGAACCCACAGGCACAGTTGAGGGTGGACTTCGAGATGTTCCACCTTCTCGCCCAAGTCGAACGGGGGGTCCCCGTTTTGTACCTGGAAAGCGACGCAAGCCGCAGGTTGTGGCAGTTCATGGAACTCCTGTCAGAAGCTATCGACCCCACAGACGACGTCACCGTGGTGCTTCTTGACCCGGTTGGCGGTGATCAGGTGCGGGTTACCGTTGATCCTCAAGCTCGTACGTATCTGTCTGTTGAGGTTAAGGAGTGA
- a CDS encoding LacI family DNA-binding transcriptional regulator yields MKRWSIRDVARVAGVSPATVSRVLNNNPSVAPDLARRVHEAVRALEGGPAVPRRILVAMPRRLETYEPDPMGGAFYGQVLTGLHQVFQEAGHDLALLPYNPADGAEAVIRVQQDRADALVLIGADASEELAREAQRQSLPVIVIDRHVRGVDSVISDNLGGSEEVTAHVLRQGYRRLAFVSESFADPSFAARKLGFERAVAESGVAGVDVRQYELGFAWSDAPAVVEELCRAFRPPFAIVAANDMTALHLLGILKAKGLSIPDDVGLAGFDDIAQAGRVDPPLTTVRVDKLEMGRLAARRVLERLEVADLLPVTITMHVALMERASTALQTVLQGTRQEG; encoded by the coding sequence GTGAAGCGCTGGTCCATCCGTGACGTCGCCCGGGTGGCCGGGGTATCCCCCGCCACCGTGTCCCGCGTCCTCAACAACAACCCGTCCGTCGCGCCGGACCTCGCCCGGCGGGTCCACGAGGCCGTCCGGGCACTCGAGGGCGGGCCGGCCGTGCCCCGGCGGATCCTCGTCGCCATGCCCCGGCGGCTCGAGACCTACGAGCCCGATCCCATGGGCGGCGCCTTCTACGGCCAGGTGCTCACCGGCCTGCACCAGGTCTTCCAGGAGGCCGGCCACGACCTCGCCCTGCTGCCCTACAACCCGGCCGACGGCGCGGAGGCCGTCATCCGGGTGCAGCAGGACCGGGCGGACGCCCTGGTCCTCATCGGCGCCGACGCCTCCGAGGAGCTGGCCCGGGAGGCCCAGCGGCAGTCGCTGCCCGTCATCGTCATCGACCGGCACGTGCGGGGCGTCGACTCCGTCATCTCCGACAACCTGGGCGGCAGCGAGGAGGTCACCGCCCATGTCCTCCGGCAGGGCTACCGCCGCCTCGCCTTCGTCAGCGAGTCCTTCGCCGACCCGTCCTTCGCCGCGCGCAAGCTGGGCTTCGAGCGGGCCGTGGCCGAGAGCGGCGTGGCGGGGGTCGACGTGCGCCAGTACGAGCTCGGCTTCGCCTGGTCGGACGCCCCCGCGGTGGTGGAGGAGCTCTGCCGCGCCTTCCGGCCGCCGTTTGCCATTGTCGCCGCCAACGACATGACCGCCCTGCACCTGCTCGGCATCCTCAAGGCCAAGGGGCTCTCCATCCCCGACGATGTGGGCCTCGCTGGCTTCGACGACATCGCCCAGGCCGGCCGGGTGGACCCGCCGCTGACCACCGTGCGGGTAGACAAGCTCGAGATGGGCCGCCTGGCCGCCCGGCGGGTGCTGGAGCGGCTGGAGGTGGCCGACCTCCTGCCCGTCACCATCACCATGCACGTCGCCCTGATGGAGCGGGCGTCCACCGCACTGCAGACCGTGCTTCAGGGAACCCGCCAGGAGGGCTGA